The Pseudanabaena sp. ABRG5-3 genome includes the window ATGTTCGGTAGACTCACCGATATGGGTCGAGTAGTTCCAACAACGGGGACATTTCTCACCATCAGCTTTGATTACAGCAATTTGTAAATTCGTAGCCTCTCCCTTGAAGTCAGCAGAGGGTAAGCTATCGACAAGCTCGACCTGTGACACGATGAAGAGATAGCGCAAATCTTCCCCTAACGATTCTAGATAAGCTTTCTGAGTGGCATCGGTGGCAACTAGTAAGACCTTCGCTTCTAGGGGTGCGCCGATCAGTTTGCCAGTTCTGGCGGATTCCAAAACTTTGTTGACCTCAGAACGGACATCGCGCAAGTATTCCCATTTGTCTGCCAATTCAGGTTTATGCCATTCAGGATGCACAATAAACCAGCCAGATTGGAAGACAGACTTGGTCGGTGCAGGATAGGGCAAGTATTGCCAGATATCTTCGGCAGTGTGGGCAAGGACCGGTGCGATCGCTTTGGCAATAGCCTCTAAGCAATACATCAACACCGTCTGGCAACTGCGGCGACGGGCAGCATTGGGCGCACTGATATAGAGGCGATCTTTGGCAATGTCTAAATAGAAGTTCGATAAATCGACGGTGCAGAAGTTTTGGATGGTTTGGAAGAAGCGCGAGAATTGGAATTTTTCATAGGCTTCGGTGATGTCTCTAGTGACTTCGTAAAGTCGATGCAGGATGTAGCGATCGCTTTCCGTGAGATCGGCATAGGGAACTAGATGTTCCACAGGTTGAAAATCAAAGAGATTGCTGAGCAAGAATCTGGCGGTATTGCGAATCTTGCGCGACACATCGGACATCTGCGCCAAAATCGTCTTGCCGACAGGAACATCACTGCTATAGTCAACGCTTGCAGCCCAAAGCCGAATTACGTCAGCACCGTATGGCGGCTCTTTCTTTTGATCTTTCCCTCCATTGATCACCACCATGGGATCGACAATATTGCCAAGGGATTTACTCATTTTCTGTCCCTTCTCATCTAGTAAAAAGCCGTGAGTTAGAACTGTCTTGTAAGGAGCGTAGCCATTAGTCGCCACACTGGTAAGGAGCGAAGACTGGAACCAACCACGATGTTGATCAGAACCTTCGAGATAGATATCCGCAGGATAGTTTAGTTCGTAGGGAACCAACTTAGAATCATGACTCTCACCGCCAAGTACCCCTGCCCATGAGGAACCAGAATCAAACCAGACATCCATCGTGTCTGTACCTTTGCGGTACTTGCGACCGTTGTTTTTATAGGATTCAGGAAGTAATGCTTCTACTTCTCTTTCCCACCACACATCGGAACCATGCTCACGAATGAGTTCTTGAATGTGAGTAACAGTTTCTTCCGTGAGCAAAGGCTCATTAGTTTCTTCGTCATAGAATACGGGAATCGGCACGCCCCAAGTGCGCTGACGGGAAATACACCAGTCCGATCGCTCTTGCACCATTGAAGTAATCCGATTCTCACCGATCGCAGGAATCCAGTTAACTTCTTTGATCGATTTCAAAGCTTCTTCGCGGAAACCATCAACGGAAGCAAACCACTGCTCCGTGGCGCGAACAATCACAGGCTTCTTAGTGCGCCAATCATAGGGATATTTATGGTTATAGGCTTCTTCTTTAATCAGGGTTCCATTCGCAGTCAAGATTTCGACAACCTTAGCATTGCCTTCCTTAAGAACACTCAAACCTGCTAACTCTTCGC containing:
- the ileS gene encoding isoleucine--tRNA ligase encodes the protein MTSAPKANSENLAGNPEYKDTVNLPQTDFSMRANAIIREPEIQKFWQEQGIYEDLSSNNKGDIFTLHDGPPYANGTLHMGHALGKSLKDIINRYQLLRGRKARYVLGWDCHGLPIELKVLQNIKAEERAKLTPLQLRQRAKEFALQTIGEQAAVFKRLGVWGDYENAYYTLKPEYEAAQIGVFGKIALKGYIYRGLKPVYWSPSSHTALAEAELEYPENHVSRSIYVAFPVTQSSEKLKAIADLANLHAVIWTTTPWTIPANLGISANPHLSYSIVAAGDKNYIVATELVEKLAATFEQALEVKYTFKGDVLEGTIAKHPICDRPSPIVLGDHVTAESGTGLVHTAPNHGQDDFVVGRKYHLGMISLVDDRGIFNEDAGEELAGLSVLKEGNAKVVEILTANGTLIKEEAYNHKYPYDWRTKKPVIVRATEQWFASVDGFREEALKSIKEVNWIPAIGENRITSMVQERSDWCISRQRTWGVPIPVFYDEETNEPLLTEETVTHIQELIREHGSDVWWEREVEALLPESYKNNGRKYRKGTDTMDVWFDSGSSWAGVLGGESHDSKLVPYELNYPADIYLEGSDQHRGWFQSSLLTSVATNGYAPYKTVLTHGFLLDEKGQKMSKSLGNIVDPMVVINGGKDQKKEPPYGADVIRLWAASVDYSSDVPVGKTILAQMSDVSRKIRNTARFLLSNLFDFQPVEHLVPYADLTESDRYILHRLYEVTRDITEAYEKFQFSRFFQTIQNFCTVDLSNFYLDIAKDRLYISAPNAARRRSCQTVLMYCLEAIAKAIAPVLAHTAEDIWQYLPYPAPTKSVFQSGWFIVHPEWHKPELADKWEYLRDVRSEVNKVLESARTGKLIGAPLEAKVLLVATDATQKAYLESLGEDLRYLFIVSQVELVDSLPSADFKGEATNLQIAVIKADGEKCPRCWNYSTHIGESTEHPHICDRCVSALAGTF